From the genome of Ptychodera flava strain L36383 chromosome 20, AS_Pfla_20210202, whole genome shotgun sequence, one region includes:
- the LOC139120268 gene encoding uncharacterized protein produces MERGEIFAGAVKDIVENKMSLRKAAAKWGVKRSTLSDRVTGKVGIDRRNGPPPILTTAEEKKLAEWIIGMGQRGFGVSKSRLLHTVKAILDKDNRDTILKNKDPPNLPGNQWYKLFLKRNPSVKLVSTRKLDLKRAKVSKKEVDDWFQQFEVFLSDHDLLGRAGQIWNCDESGFCMQVKTGKVLGPARNGGGALPQMTANSKSQITVLACINAAGGSIPPYHLFPLKTVPRTWNPLAGGVEGASCYFTETGWMETEAFYSWLANHFIPNIPPARPAVLLFDSHISHLDFEISKLAEENKILLYRLLPNASHFLQPCDVFLFGPLKAAWTTAVREFMIDNPGEEVTKKTFARVFKTAWQRSATMKNISLSFSKSGIYPLDRSKISSDLLLPSTSFGDCTAMEEDGETSVNKAEEAAKKRESSLLDLVEEVMSTPEKEKYRQRIEEGFDLPGSPSFRIWKRAYQDSQSNSITASPENSSATECNVTGTETDSCVTDNVTSTATKSPTNVGSIDGTPTRSDSSSDTSIIGQASSPSACTSTPVTSDHGRMTGAPPPSKKVSPNLNKVLAYLEIGKRKRKPGAKKFVQCLPSFLNGSEAKKFYQEKHLNFLRSIKERQDSHYSAWR; encoded by the coding sequence ATGGAGAGGGGAGAGATATTTGCTGGAGCGGTGAAGGATATTGTGGAAAACAAAATGTCCCTCCGTAAAGCAGCTGCAAAATGGGGTGTGAAAAGATCAACACTGAGTGACAGAGTCACTGGTAAAGTTGGCATTGATAGGCGTAATGGACCACCACCAATTTTAACCACTGCTGAGGAAAAGAAGCTAGCAGAATGGATCATAGGTATGGGTCAGAGAGGGTTCGGTGTCAGTAAAAGTAGACTATTACATACAGTGAAAGCCATTCTTGACAAGGACAATAGAGACACcattctgaaaaataaagaTCCACCAAACCTACCCGGTAATCAATGGTACAAATTATTCCTGAAAAGAAACCCATCTGTGAAACTTGTCAGTACAAGAAAGCTTGATTTGAAGcgtgccaaagtaagcaagaaAGAAGTAGATGATTGGTTTCAACAGTTTGAAGTCTTTCTGTCAGATCACGATCTACTTGGTAGGGCAGGTCAAATCTGGAACTGTGACGAATCTGGGTTTTGCATGCAAGTCAAGACTGGTAAAGTTCTTGGGCCAGCCAGAAATGGTGGTGGTGCTCTCCCCCAAATGACAGCCAACAGCAAGTCCCAGATAACTGTCTTGGCATGTATAAATGCAGCAGGTGGGTCAATTCCACCCTATCACCTGTTTCCATTGAAGACTGTCCCGAGAACATGGAATCCATTGGCAGGGGGAGTGGAAGGTGCAAGCTGCTACTTCACTGAAACTGGCTGGATGGAGACTGAGGCATTCTACTCATGGCTGGCGAACCATTTTATTCCAAATATACCCCCAGCAAGGCCCGCTGTTTTACTTTTTGACAGCCACATCTCACAtttagattttgaaatttccaagCTGGCCGAAGAGAACAAGATTCTTCTTTACCGTCTCCTACCCAATGCGTCACACTTCCTGCAACCCTGTGATGTCTTCCTGTTTGGTCCACTGAAAGCTGCCTGGACAACTGCTGTAAGGGAATTCATGATTGACAATCCGGGGGAAGAAGTAACCAAAAAGACGTTTGCCAGGGTGTTCAAGACAGCATGGCAACGCAGTGCAACAATGAAGAATATATCCCTAAGTTTTTCCAAATCAGGGATATATCCACTGGACCGGTCTAAGATTTCTAGTGATCTGTTGCTCCCTTCAACTAGTTTTGGTGATTGCACTGCTATGGAGGAAGATGGTGAGACAAGTGTGAACAAGGCGGAAGAGGCAGCAAAGAAAAGAGAAAGCAGCCTGTTAGACTTGGTTGAAGAGGTCATGTCGACACCTGAGAAGGAAAAATATCGCCAAAGAATTGAAGAGGGATTTGACTTGCCTGGCAGTCCTTCTTTTAGGATCTGGAAGAGAGCGTACCAAGATTCCCAAAGCAATAGCATAACAGCTTCACCTGAAAATTCATCAGCCACTGAATGTAATGTAACAGGCACTGAAACGGATTCATGTGTCACTGACAACGTGACAAGTACAGCTACCAAATCACCTACTAATGTCGGCAGCATTGACGGTACCCCAACCCGATCCGACAGTAGCTCAGATACTTCAATCATAGGCCAAGCCTCTTCACCATCTGCTTGTACAAGTACTCCAGTCACTTCAGATCATGGGCGAATGACTGGAGCACCACCACCTTCAAAGAAAGTATCACCAAACTTGAATAAAGTCCTTGCCTACCTAGAAATCGGGAAAAGAAAGCGAAAGCCTGGAGCAAAAAAATTTGTTCAGTGTCTACCGAGCTTCTTAAACGGTTCTGAAGCAAAGAAGTTTTACCAAGAGAAACACCTGAATTTCCTTCGCTCAATTAAAGAAAGACAAgacagccactactctgcttggaggtag
- the LOC139120786 gene encoding E3 ubiquitin-protein ligase TRIM56-like translates to MATASEVKFLEEVGEDLLCCTICLEKFKSPKTLPCLHTFCEKCLVTLVEKTGSQNMLHCPECRQQYQLPVGGVPAMKDNFFMCNLIDIFNRQLEFEIFNRRLESMQEAEIDCEGCQENTATHRCMECQQYLCDSTCTKVHRNLLLTRAHTIMTIAEFETAKSAGPKTLQVVEYCGSHPKKKIRSYCETCQVSVCRTCASHFGHHIWHVLRDLKDAADEYITELKAMVNKLKVKEQEAEKNKILANQIYIDLTKRCSREERKVRMKAEEIINKTKIIEQRLIDELKNKYKIIEKTGSLKCRECRDQYKHVGEVPAIKTLKGNLIEIFKSRLESMQEAETECEGCQENTATHRCEECKQYLCDSICTNVHRNLSLTWTHTIMTIVDFETTKSAGANVLQAAEYCGIHPKNEIEFYCETCQVPGCANCGIAKYLKSEHVHRDLKDDETRTEMKAVVSKVKAEDQKVEKTNHWLS, encoded by the coding sequence atgGCCACTGCTTCAGAAGTAAAGTTTTTGGAAGAAGTTGGTGAAGATTTGCTCTGTTGTACAATCTGTCTGGAAAAGTTCAAATCTCCTAAAACTCTACCATGCCTTCATACATTCTGTGAGAAGTGTTTGGTCACACTGGTTGAGAAAACTGGATCTCAAAACATGCTACACTGTCCAGAATGTCGACAGCAATACCAGCTTCCTGTTGGAGGAGTGCCAGCAATGAAAGACAACTTCTTCATGTGCAATCTGATCGACATATTTAATCGGCAACTTGAGTTCGAGATATTCAATCGGCGACTGGAGTCTATGCAGGAAGCAGAGATCGACTGTGAAGGTTGCCAAGAGAACACAGCCACTCACAGGTGTATGGAGTGCCAGCAGTACCTCTGTGACAGCACATGTACTAAGGTTCACAGAAATCTTTTACTTACACGAGCACATACAATTATGACCATTGCCGAATTTGAAACAGCAAAGTCAGCTGGTCCAAAAACGCTGCAAGTGGTAGAATATTGTGGTAGTCATCCCAAGAAGAAGATTAGATCCTACTGTGAAACTTGTCAGGTATCTGTCTGTAGAACCTGTGCCTCTCATTTCGGACATCACATTTGGCATGTACTCAGAGACTTGAAAGACGCAGCAGATGAGTATAttacagaattgaaagccatggttaacaaactgaaagtgaaagaacaggaagctgaaaagaacaaaatcCTGGCCAACCAAATCTACATTGATCTTACAAAACGATGcagcagagaagaaaggaaggtaagaatgaaagcagaagaaatcatcaacaaaacaaaaataatagagCAGAGACTAATCGACGAGctgaaaaacaaatacaaaattattgagAAAACTGGATCTCTAAAGTGTCGTGAGTGTAGAGACCAATATAAACATGTTGGAGAAGTGCCAGCAATTAAAACCTTGAAGGGCAATCTGATTGAGATATTCAAGTCGCGACTGGAGTCTATGCAGGAAGCAGAGACTGAGTGCGAAGGTTGCCAAGAGAACACAGCCACTCACAGGTGTGAGGAGTGCAAACAGTACCTCTGTGACAGCATATGTACTAACGTTCATAGAAATCTGTCATTAACATGGACACACACAATTATGACCATTGTAGATTTTGAAACGACAAAGTCAGCAGGTGCAAATGTACTTCAAGCAGCAGAATATTGTGGCATTCATCCCAAGAATGAAATTGAATTctactgtgaaacctgtcaggtaCCTGGCTGTGCAAACTGCGGCATCGCTAAATACCTCAAAtcagaacatgtacacagagacttgaaagatgACGAGACCCGTACAGAGATGAAAGCCGTGGTTAGCAAAGTGAAAGCGGAAGATCAGAAAGTTGAAAAGACAAATCATTGGCTCAGCTGA
- the LOC139120787 gene encoding tripartite motif-containing protein 2-like, with protein MNGTYEVTIYGQMGGKYEITITLGDVPLGCPVIIPVIKVLVMTIGCEGTSWGQYRNPCAVAMNVDNDIVSVDRSNKRLQIVTKEGICKKILEFKQFETLFSPCDIAISDDNTYYTLDNNNKQVVVSDENGHVRRTFGNNELKDPQDIAISPSDGNVYVTDLDGPCVKIYTPCGKYLRSFGSKGKGRGEFDLPFGIVIGKLGMVFVADHWNKRIHVFNWADQHLFSFVCTCEERTLAYQRKLSIENDKYIYVTTDHPSSLLKFEISGRFVCRIDKDEDGLDYPNGVALTDDVPCRVVVADRDNHCIKVFVQ; from the coding sequence ATGAATGGTACTTACGAAGTTACAATATATGGTCAAATGGGAGGAAAATACGAAATTACCATCACACTTGGAGATGTACCCTTAGGCTGTCCTGTCATCATACCTGTCATCAAAGTCTTAGTAATGACGATTGGCTGTGAAGGAACCAGTTGGGGACAGTACAGAAATCCCTGTGCAGTGGCAATGAATGTTGACAATGATATTGTTTCTGTTGATAGGAGCAATAAAAGGttacaaattgtaacaaaagaGGGCATATGtaagaaaattttggaattcaaaCAGTTTGAGACGCTATTCAGTCCTTGTGACATAGCTATATCAGATGATAATACATACTACACTctagataataataataagcaagtagttgtcagtgatgagaatGGACACGTCAGAAGAACGTTTGGTAACAATGAATTAAAAGATCCTCAAGACATAGCCATTAGCCCCTCAGATGGCAATGTCTACGTGACAGACTTGGATGGGCCCTGTGTGAAGATTTACACCCCATGCGGCAAATATCTTAGGTCATTTGGGTCTAAGGGTAAAGGTCGGGGGGAATTCGATTTGCCCTTTGGTATTGTGATAGGAAAACTTGGGATGGTATTTGTGGCAGACCACTGGAATAAGCGCATCCATGTATTCAATTGGGCTGACCAGCATCTGTTTTCCTTTGTCTGCACATGTGAAGAGCGTACACTGGCTTACCAAAGGAAATTGtccattgaaaatgataaatatatctATGTTACTACTGATCACCCTAGTTCTTTATTGAAGTTCGAGATCAGTGGCAGGTTTGTTTGTCGCATTGATAAGGATGAAGATGGGCTAGACTATCCCAACGGTGTAGCACTGACAGACGATGTACCTTGCAGGGTGGTTGTAGCTGATAGGGACAACCACtgcatcaaagtgtttgtacagtga
- the LOC139120785 gene encoding E3 ubiquitin-protein ligase TRIM71-like, which yields MKVKREEQSRIEELKHQMKIDRAAADICDLELKHGNIKSACSYIMSLMHHGNAAQLLSTKKNVGKRFEQLITKGSKLQTNRDEAVVKQSTEFSVNVILGYLVSDVDISKCTNENIPKRLLKGDSADLLITTRDSTGNEVFPKQQLKAKVRKSDGACEEMSASCDMNGTYEVTIYGQMGGKYEITITLGDVPLGCPVIIPVIKVLVMTIGCEGTSWGQYRNPCAVAMNVDNDIVCVDRSNKGYKSSQKRAYDEDGLDYPNGVALTDDVPCRVVVADRDNHCIKVFVQ from the exons ATGAAAGTAAAGAGAGAGGAGCAAAGCAGGATAGAGGAACTGAAACACCAAATGAAAATTGACAGAGCCGCTGCTGATATTTGTGATCTTGAATTGAAACATGGTAACATCAAGAGTGCATGCAGTTACATCATGTcattgatgcatcatgggaacgCTGCTCAACTTCTCTCAACCAAAAAAAATGTCGGTAAGCGTTTTGAGCAACTCATTACCAAGGGATCTAAACTGCAGACGAATCGTGATGAAGCTGTAGTCAAACAAAGTACTGAATTTTCTGTGAATGTAATTCTGGGATATCTGGTGTCAGACGTTGACATCTCAAAGTGTACCAATGAAAATATTCCAAAACGACTCTTGAAAGGTGACTCTGCAGACCTTCTGatcacaaccagagattccacagGAAACGAAGTCTTCCCAAAACAACAACTGAAAGCAAAAGTAAGAAAATCTGACGGAGCCTGTGAAGAAATGAGTGCATCTTGCGACATGAATGGTACTTACGAAGTTACAATATATGGTCAAATGGGAGGAAAATACGAAATTACCATCACACTTGGAGATGTACCCTTAGGCTGTCCTGTCATCATACCTGTCATCAAAGTCTTAGTAATGACGATTGGCTGTGAAGGAACCAGTTGGGGACAGTACAGAAATCCCTGTGCAGTGGCAATGAATGTTGACAATGATATTGTTTGTGTTGATAGGAGCAATAAAGGTTACAAATCGTCACAAAAGAGGGCATAT GATGAAGATGGGCTGGACTATCCCAACGGTGTAGCACTGACAGACGATGTACCTTGCAGGGTGGTTGTAGCTGATAGGGACAACCACtgcatcaaagtgtttgtacaATAA